The following coding sequences are from one Panicum hallii strain FIL2 chromosome 5, PHallii_v3.1, whole genome shotgun sequence window:
- the LOC112895036 gene encoding uncharacterized protein LOC112895036 has protein sequence MEKMKYKDQGEDEASNGEEICKTVHQDQGDVAGSAVKSQWPLLRRDAMSIVNKIQRRMHQFKNISLMKKNVLASEAPENLERNNEERQQAQIESNSVSPLHLVQGVGNRNEDVVTDLEKRVENNASHYNKCRTEPI, from the exons ATGGAGAAGATGAAATACAAAGATCAAGGTGAAGACGAAGCATCAAACGGGGAGGAAATTTGCAAGACGGTGCATCAGGATCAG GGAGATGTTGCAGGTTCAGCAGTCAAAAGTCAGTGGCCATTGCTTCGGAGAGATGCTATGTCAATTGTAAATAAGATACAAAGAAGAATGCATCAATTCAAGAATATAAGCTTGATGAAAAAGAAT GTTCTTGCCTCTGAAGCACCAGAAAACTTGGAAAGGAACAATGAAGAAAGGCAGCAAGCGCAG ATTGAGTCAAATTCTGTCAGTCCATTGCATTTGGTTCAAGGAGTAGGAAACAGAAATGAAGATGTAGTAACAGATTTGGAAAAG AGAGTGGAAAACAATGCTAGTCATTACAACAAGTGTAGAACTGAACCAATCTGA